A genomic segment from Salvia splendens isolate huo1 chromosome 13, SspV2, whole genome shotgun sequence encodes:
- the LOC121760002 gene encoding G-type lectin S-receptor-like serine/threonine-protein kinase LECRK3, whose product MIQTFNWRYHANQTTPNYYDKMSILTILFLLLIFSAAEAQRRPSNITLGSSLTPSSNSSWPSPSGLYAFGFFPQRVNSYALGIFLRYKTVVWTANRDSNPTVPDDVVSLLLSPEGRLVLRRRQGQDINLISLSATIALASMHDNGNFVLYDSNSRIIWQSFDHPTDTLLPGQRLPPGKEIFSSVSETDYGRGIFRMKMQNDGNLVQYPINTPDSSPNSYYSSFTDRAGSNINNSLNLDSDGRLYLLNGSLPLKNICDGGFPTQGYINLMRLDVEGIFRIYSLSR is encoded by the coding sequence ATGATACAAACATTTAACTGGAGATATCATGCTAACCAAACGACTCCTAATTACTACGACAAAATGTCTATCCTAACAATCTTGTTTCTCCTTCTGATTTTTTCAGCAGCAGAAGCTCAGAGAAGACCCTCCAATATCACCTTAGGCTCTTCCCTCACTCCCTCCTCCAACTCCTCTTGGCCTTCCCCTTCCGGCCTCTACGCCTTCGGATTCTTCCCCCAACGCGTCAACAGCTACGCTCTCGGCATCTTTCTTCGCTACAAAACCGTTGTCTGGACAGCAAATAGAGACAGCAATCCAACCGTCCCCGACGATGTCGTCTCCCTTCTACTATCCCCCGAGGGCCGGCTAGTCCTCCGCCGAAGACAAGGCCAAGACATAAACCTCATCAGCCTATCCGCAACCATCGCGTTGGCATCAATGCATGACAACGGCAACTTCGTTCTCTATGATTCAAATTCAAGAATAATCTGGCAGAGCTTCGACCACCCGACAGACACCCTCCTCCCCGGCCAGCGCCTCCCACCAGGGAAAGAGATCTTCTCCAGTGTCTCCGAGACCGACTACGGGAGAGGGATTTTCAGGATGAAGATGCAGAACGATGGAAACCTCGTGCAATATCCTATCAACACGCCTGACTCATCGCCTAACTCTTACTATTCATCATTCACAGACAGGGCAGGTAGTAACATTAACAACTCTCTCAACCTCGACAGCGACGGCCGACTTTATCTGCTCAACGGTAGCTTGCCTCTGAAGAATATATGCGATGGTGGATTCCCTACGCAGGGATACATCAATCTCATGAGGCTCGACGTCGAAGGAATCTTCCGCAtctactctctctctcggtAA